One region of Flavobacterium pisciphilum genomic DNA includes:
- a CDS encoding excinuclease ABC subunit B: MNTNAEKISLLLELISFSTVDGELHKRELDFLSMVAHELNIDRATFQDLFHQEVPPLVIKSEFQRIQQFYRLALIMHCDGVLHTKEATAIQQIAIDMGLNPIATKRILNLMKNAPNAMIDPEVLLKIFQEQHN, encoded by the coding sequence ATGAATACTAATGCAGAAAAAATAAGTTTACTTTTAGAGCTAATATCTTTCTCAACTGTCGATGGAGAATTGCATAAGAGAGAGTTGGATTTTTTGTCAATGGTTGCTCACGAATTGAATATAGATAGAGCAACTTTTCAAGATTTGTTTCATCAAGAAGTCCCTCCATTAGTTATCAAATCGGAATTTCAGCGCATTCAGCAATTTTATAGATTGGCTTTAATTATGCATTGCGACGGTGTATTGCATACTAAAGAAGCAACTGCAATACAACAAATAGCTATTGATATGGGATTAAATCCTATAGCAACTAAACGTATTCTTAACTTAATGAAGAATGCACCAAACGCAATGATTGACCCTGAGGTATTATTGAAAATTTTTCAGGAACAACACAATTAA
- a CDS encoding dipeptide epimerase gives MQLIIRAYNLKLKHTFRISRKTIDFQPTVIVELKKDGYSGFGEATSNPYYNITIPILENDIEKIRPIVEAVENETPEEFWAKINPLLQENKFALCALDNAYNDWYARKKGVKLYQLWNYSIQNNPLTNYTIGIDSIEKMASKVKELPWPIYKIKLGTPEDIAIVTELRKHSDAIFRIDANCGWSVDETIKNAIELKKLGVEFLEQPLKADDWEGHREVFKHSVLPIVADESCIIESDIAKCHNHFHGVNIKLMKCGGTTPGRRMLHEAKQLGLKTMIGCMTESTVGISAIAHLLPELDYVDMDGPLLLEKDIASGVIIQNGVIKYAEGNGTGVILY, from the coding sequence ATGCAATTAATTATCAGAGCATACAATTTAAAATTAAAACACACCTTTAGGATTTCAAGAAAAACAATAGATTTTCAACCTACAGTAATTGTCGAATTAAAAAAAGATGGCTATTCCGGTTTTGGTGAAGCAACATCCAATCCGTATTATAATATTACTATCCCAATACTAGAAAATGATATTGAAAAAATTCGCCCAATAGTAGAAGCGGTCGAAAATGAAACACCTGAAGAATTTTGGGCAAAAATAAATCCATTATTACAAGAGAATAAATTTGCATTATGTGCCTTAGATAATGCCTACAATGACTGGTATGCTAGAAAAAAAGGTGTCAAATTATATCAGTTGTGGAATTATTCTATTCAAAATAATCCATTGACCAATTACACTATTGGAATTGATTCTATTGAAAAAATGGCTTCAAAAGTAAAAGAATTGCCATGGCCAATTTATAAAATAAAATTAGGAACCCCCGAAGACATTGCCATTGTAACTGAATTAAGAAAACACAGTGATGCCATTTTTAGAATTGATGCCAATTGCGGATGGAGCGTTGATGAGACAATCAAAAATGCTATCGAATTAAAAAAACTTGGAGTCGAATTTCTAGAACAACCACTCAAAGCAGATGACTGGGAAGGACATCGAGAAGTTTTTAAACATTCCGTTTTGCCTATCGTAGCCGATGAAAGCTGTATCATCGAAAGTGATATCGCCAAATGTCATAATCATTTTCACGGTGTAAATATAAAATTAATGAAATGTGGCGGTACTACTCCTGGGCGCCGAATGCTTCATGAGGCAAAACAATTGGGACTAAAAACAATGATAGGTTGTATGACCGAATCTACCGTAGGAATTTCGGCTATTGCACATTTATTACCAGAACTCGATTATGTCGATATGGATGGTCCCTTGCTATTAGAAAAAGACATTGCTAGTGGCGTTATTATACAAAATGGAGTAATAAAATATGCCGAAGGCAATGGAACTGGAGTTATCTTGTATTAA
- a CDS encoding DUF1456 family protein, which translates to MTNNDILKKLRVALMLRDDQIVEILELVDFRISKSELGAFFRAEDHENYMECGDQVLRNFLNGLVIHLRGTKENPKNPNDVLAKHKAEIPAKGSTKERPEFKAKSKDEERSRGDQAPSNKSGAAAKKPFKKNNSKSTPKIQVVEKVKFNFGKNKKS; encoded by the coding sequence ATGACAAATAACGATATCCTAAAAAAACTACGCGTAGCCTTAATGCTCCGTGACGACCAAATAGTTGAAATATTAGAATTGGTAGATTTTAGAATTTCAAAATCAGAGTTGGGTGCTTTTTTTAGAGCCGAAGACCATGAAAACTATATGGAGTGTGGGGATCAGGTATTGCGTAACTTCTTAAACGGATTAGTAATTCATTTAAGAGGAACAAAAGAAAATCCTAAAAACCCTAATGATGTTTTAGCAAAACACAAAGCAGAAATACCTGCTAAAGGTAGTACAAAGGAAAGACCAGAGTTTAAAGCCAAATCAAAAGATGAGGAAAGATCAAGAGGAGATCAAGCACCATCTAATAAATCTGGAGCTGCTGCAAAAAAACCTTTCAAAAAGAACAACAGTAAATCTACTCCAAAAATACAAGTAGTCGAAAAAGTAAAATTCAATTTCGGTAAAAACAAAAAATCCTAA